In a genomic window of Helianthus annuus cultivar XRQ/B chromosome 10, HanXRQr2.0-SUNRISE, whole genome shotgun sequence:
- the LOC110881372 gene encoding uncharacterized protein LOC110881372, whose amino-acid sequence MTLWDGYADQIMEYESSNRVEKNVVVIIQFGKYIFWGGHLSVSNLYTVTRVLINSDIDEVAEFKKRFIEKVSPELSSSYSGLSSSVVKSATEEFLSDLTFYPIGSLNAIDTTKFVVIIGTIKSFASNNEWFYNACITCNKKVSTITVVKEKQDDCTGIVTLTLFEREVTKLLKVNANQLLDNNIELANEGNFPNELNSLLNMKFAFKIAVSSFNISK is encoded by the exons atgaCACTTTGGGACGGTTATGCGGATCAAATAATGGAGTATGAGAGCAGCAATCGAGTTGAAAAAAATGTCGTCGTAATCATTCAGTTTGGGAAATACATATTCTGGGGAG GGCATTTGTCTGTTTCTAATTTGTATACCGTCACCCGAGTCTTAATTAACAGTGATATTGATGAAGTTGCTGAGTTTAAAAAAAG ATTTATCGAGAAAGTTTCTCCAGAACTTTCTTCCAGTTATTCTGGCTTAAGTTCTTCTGTTGTGAAGTCTGCCACTGAAGAGTTCCTTTCTGACTTGACTTTTTATCCCATTGGGTCGTTAAACGCAATAGATACG ACGAAGTTTGTTGTCATTATTGGGACTATCAAGAGTTTTGCATCGAACAATGAGTGGTTTTACAACGCGTGCATAACCTGCAACAAAAAGGTTTCAACCATTACTGTTGTTAAAGAGAAGCAGGATG ATTGTACTGGTATTGTGACGTTGACATTGTTTGAGCGTGAGGTAACAAAGCTTTTGAAGGTTAATGCAAATCAGCTGTTAGACAACAACATTGAA TTAGCAAACGAAGGAAACTTTCCAAATGAGCTAAATTCTTTACTCAATATGAAGTTTGCGTTCAAGATTGCTGTTTCTTCTTTTAACATTAGCAAGTAG